The proteins below come from a single Rosa rugosa chromosome 2, drRosRugo1.1, whole genome shotgun sequence genomic window:
- the LOC133732404 gene encoding receptor-like protein EIX2, translating to MDKMCLKLFYPLVVLLLHMSPLGFVSGLGRGATNIRCIEKERQALLAVKQGLVGNHSLSSWGSNATTDCCKWEGVHCSKQTGHVTELHLDFLGQGLSLPAGKISPKLFELQHLEYLDLSYNNFSHNQIPKSIGSLSNLKFLRLSFCSFGGEVPYQLGNLTQLQTLDLSYNYFTNPKNLNWLPHLSSLTSLNLSTMNLSNVLDWPKVVDKLPKLQSLTLSNCDLPIPILSSFSHINTSKSLSSVDLDDNHLTFSIFHWLSTYNTSLVSVDLSYNNLSGSIADVFGNLSSLLHLNLAVNSIEGQLPKTIGRLCSLQSLDLSDNNLSGSIPDVFGNLSSLLDLNLAANSIEGQLPKTIGRLCSLQSLHLSGNKLSGSIPDVFGNLSSLLDLNLAFNSIGGQLPKIIGRLCSLQSLDLSFNDLSGSIPDVFGNLSSLLDLNLAANSIEGQLPKTIGRLCSLQSLDLSFNNWSGSIPDVFGNLSSLQDLNLAANSIEGQLPKTIGRLCSLQSLDLSGNKLSGSIPDVFGNLSSLQDLNLAGNSIEGQLPKTIGRLCGLQSLDLSRNNHSGEFSEFIEVLFGCAGNSLSSLYLSGNQLTGRIPERIGSLSNLEDLAVSMNSLTGVITEAHFSNLSKLQYLDLSSNSLTLNIRSDWLPPFQLVIIRLMSCKIGPYFPKWLRTSQRSFFLLDLYDAGISDIIPSWFQDNSMNDYQYRGLNLSSNQLEGPIHSLPSELESLDLSSNKLSGRISFLCTSKNRLLKFLDLSNNSFSGEVPNCWKHLENLVILDLSNNAFSGKIPTSIGSLASLETLKLSKNNFAGELPSSLKNYTNLKVFDIGENRIRGMIPEWIGISFSQLAILILRSNQFSGSMPLELCHLKDIQLLDLSRNCFSGTIPQCLNNLTTLAQKGSSSPSIMHSVSVGKEDDASYQLYEDDASLIWKGRMSEYKSTLGLVKSIDFSSNRLHGEIPHQITDLIGLVSLNLSRNYLTGQMPLQIGKLQSLDFLDLSRNHIYGRIPTSLSQMYGLGVLDLSNNNLSGKIPIGTQLQSFDPSTYAENPQLCGLPLQKICPTGETRSKQVPKEEEDELISFGFYVSMGLGFVVGFWGVCGSLIFNRSWRYTYFGFLNVLRDWVYVRAMLIRRQRML from the coding sequence ATGGACAAGATGTGCCTCAAACTCTTTTATCCACTCGTGGTGCTTTTGCTGCACATGAGCCCCCTTGGATTTGTTTCCGGACTTGGGCGTGGGGCTACTAATATCAGGTGCATAGAGAAGGAAAGGCAGGCTCTCCTTGCAGTAAAACAAGGTCTCGTGGGCAATCATTCACTTTCTTCATGGGGAAGCAACGCGACAACAGATTGCTGCAAATGGGAAGGAGTCCATTGTAGCAAACAAACAGGTCATGTTACTGAACTTCATCTTGATTTCTTAGGGCAAGGCTTATCTCTGCCAGCAGGTAAGATTAGTCCTAAACTTTTTGAGTTGCAGCATTTGGAATATTTAGACCTCAGTTACAACAACTTCAGTCATAACCAAATTCCAAAGTCTATTGGTTCTCTAAGCAATTTAAAATTTCTCCGCCTCTCTTTCTGTAGTTTTGGTGGTGAAGTACCATATCAGCTTGGAAACCTTACACAGTTGCAAACTCTTGATCTTAGCTACAATTACTTTACTAATCCAAAAAACCTCAATTGGCTCCCTCATCTTTCTTCTTTAACATCCCTGAACTTATCTACGATGAATCTCAGTAATGTTTTAGATTGGCCAAAAGTAGTTGATAAGCTCCCTAAACTGCAATCGTTGACATTATCGAACTGTGATCTTCCTATTccaattctttcttctttttctcatatAAACACTTCTAAATCTCTTTCTTCAGTTGATCTCGATGACAACCATCTCACCTTTTCAATATTCCATTGGTTGTCAACCTACAATACAAGCCTTGTTTCCGTTGACCTTTCTTACAACAACTTAAGTGGTTCAATTGCTGATGTTTTCGGCAACCTGAGTTCTCTCCTGCATCTAAATCTTGCTGTTAACTCAATAGAAGGACAACTCCCAAAAACAATTGGCCGGTTATGTAGTTTGCAATCATTGGACCTTTCTGACAACAACTTAAGTGGTTCAATTCCTGATGTTTTCGGCAACCTGAGTTCTCTCCTGGATCTAAATCTTGCTGCTAACTCAATAGAAGGACAACTCCCAAAAACAATTGGCCGGTTATGCAGTTTGCAATCATTGCACCTTTCAGGAAACAAGTTAAGTGGTTCAATTCCTGATGTTTTCGGCAACCTGAGTTCTCTCCTGGATCTAAATCTTGCTTTTAACTCAATAGGAGGACAACTCCCAAAAATAATTGGCCGGTTATGCAGTTTGCAATCATTGGACCTTTCTTTCAACGACTTAAGTGGTTCAATTCCTGATGTTTTCGGCAACCTGAGTTCTCTCCTGGATCTAAATCTTGCTGCTAACTCAATAGAAGGACAACTCCCAAAAACAATTGGCCGGTTATGCAGTTTGCAATCATTGGACCTTTCTTTCAACAACTGGAGTGGTTCAATTCCTGATGTTTTCGGCAACCTGAGTTCTCTCCAGGATCTAAATCTTGCTGCTAACTCAATAGAAGGACAACTCCCAAAAACAATTGGCCGGTTATGCAGTTTGCAATCATTGGACCTTTCAGGAAACAAGTTAAGTGGTTCAATTCCTGATGTTTTCGGCAACCTGAGTTCTCTCCAGGATCTAAATCTTGCTGGTAACTCAATAGAAGGACAACTCCCAAAAACAATTGGCCGGTTATGCGGTTTGCAATCATTGGACCTTTCAAGAAATAATCACAGTGGTGAGTTTTCGGAGTTTATTGAAGTATTATTTGGCTGTGCTGGGAACTCATTATCATCATTATATCTCTCTGGCAATCAACTGACTGGAAGAATACCTGAAAGAATAGGTTCATTGTCCAACTTGGAAGATTTGGCTGTTAGTATGAACTCTTTGACAGGAGTGATTACGGAAGCTCATTTCTCAAACCTCTCCAAACTGCAATATTTGGATTTATCTTCCAATTCACTGACTTTGAACATTCGTTCTGATTGGCTTCCTCCTTTTCAACTTGTCATAATAAGATTAATGTCTTGCAAAATCGGGCCATATTTTCCAAAATGGCTTCGAACATCTCAGAGAAGCTTTTTCCTCCTTGATCTTTATGATGCTGGAATTTCTGATATCATTCCAAGCTGGTTTCAAGATAACTCTATGAATGACTATCAATATCGTGGTTTAAATTTGAGTTCAAACCAATTGGAAGGGCCAATTCACTCGCTACCATCAGAACTGGAATCTCTGGATCTATCCAGTAATAAACTTTCAGGGAGGATCTCTTTCTTGTGTACAAGTAAAAATAGGTTATTAAAATTTCTTGATCTATCAAACAATTCTTTCTCCGGAGAAGTTCCAAATTGTTGGAAGCATTTAGAAAATCTAGTCATTCTCGACTTGAGTAACAATgctttttctggaaaaattcctaCTTCAATTGGTTCCCTAGCTTCTCTTGAAACATTGAAGCTTAGCAAGAACAATTTTGCAGGAGAATTGCCTTCATCCTTGAAGAATTATACAAACTTAAAAGTGTTTGATATTGGAGAAAATAGGATCAGAGGAATGATACCTGAATGGATAGGGATTAGCTTTTCACAGTTGGCTATCCTCATTCTTCGATCTAATCAATTTAGTGGAAGCATGCCTTTGGAATTATGCCATCTGAAAGACATTCAACTTTTGGATTTGTCTAGGAACTGCTTCTCTGGTACTATACCTCAATGCCTGAACAATCTGACTACTTTGGCTCAAAAAGGAAGTTCAAGCCCAAGCATCATGCACTCTGTATCTGTAGGAAAGGAAGATGATGCATCTTATCAACTTTACGAAGATGATGCATCTTTAATATGGAAAGGAAGAATGTCCGAGTACAAAAGCACATTGGGACTTGTAAAGAGCATTGATTTCTCAAGCAACAGATTACATGGGGAGATTCCTCATCAAATCACTGATCTAATTGGATTGGTTTCTTTAAATCTATCAAGAAACTATCTCACAGGTCAAATGCCTCTTCAAATCGGGAAGTTGCAGTCGTTAGATTTCCTTGATTTGTCAAGAAACCATATATATGGAAGAATCCCTACAAGCCTTTCTCAGATGTATGGTCTTGGTGTCTTGGACTTGTCGAATAACAACTTATCAGGTAAAATCCCAATCGGTACTCAGCTCCAAAGCTTTGATCCCTCTACTTATGCAGAAAATCCTCAACTTTGTGGACTTCCACTACAAAAGATCTGCCCTACAGGAGAAACAAGGTCCAAACAAGTtcctaaagaagaagaagatgagctAATATCATTCGGATTTTATGTCAGCATGGGGCTTGGGTTTGTTGTTGGATTTTGGGGAGTTTGTGGCAGTTTGATATTCAACCGGTCATGGAGATACACATACTTTGGTTTCTTGAATGTTTTACGGGATTGGGTTTATGTGAGGGCAATGTTGATTAGGCGGCAAAGAATGCTTTGA
- the LOC133731313 gene encoding SMR domain-containing protein At5g58720 gives MKKQTRRRRKKSSPADPKPAAPPKDDAEQKAVAALTEAFSSVSVDDAVSALREANGDRDKAAEILVQSLADTTDEPFASSTSSGVSGFYTGSDEPFTSSMSSGVSGFDTGSDDPFTNSSSSGVSGSDTGSTSGSGSSEGFESGCVQNLVSERGFRNKQKRVVASAGTVSNVLGKEYVRSRMTKLSGSKNGDAGGEEEAEQFLCSMLGDDSELNLAVVRDVLCQCGYDVEKALDCLLEVSSSLSEQPSRSSNYSYKENGRYSTGQFDSLTDRASDCTSYSSEDNIWDSGYAHRNYAEVLASSEAHHPMSPSSTESNLPQKVLESLFNISKTPEYEPKAMNWKNVVNKLQSLGPEVDGGTSSSAEAKQDTSAKGDEYHAFRVTASQHWDLMKSYYQKAATAYSKGSREHAGYLSEQGRVQTKMAQKADEKASKEIFKARNKDIENMITIDLHGQHVKQAMKLLKIHLLFGTYAQSVQFLRVITGCGSHGLGKSKLKQSVIQLVENEGITWTEENQGVVLIKLGSHTEFNFMDSESDDE, from the exons ATGAAGAAGCAGAcgaggaggagaaggaagaagagctCGCCGGCAGATCCGAAGCCGGCCGCTCCCCCCAAAGACGACGCCGAGCAGAAGGCAGTGGCGGCGCTGACGGAGGCCTTCTCTTCGGTCTCAGTCGACGACGCCGTTTCGGCGCTTCGCGAAGCCAACGGCGACCGGGACAAGGCCGCCGAGATTTTGGTCCAGTCTCTGGCTGACACCACCGACGAGCCGTTCGCGAGCTCCACGTCGAGCGGCGTTTCTGGTTTTTATACCGGCTCCGACGAGCCGTTCACGAGCTCCATGTCGAGCGGCGTTTCCGGTTTTGATACCGGCTCCGACGATCCGTTCACGAATTCCTCGTCCAGCGGCGTGTCCGGATCTGATACGGGCTCGACTTCCGGGTCGGGTTCGTCCGAGGGGTTTGAGTCGGGTTGTGTTCAGAATTTAGTGAGCGAGAGGGGTTTTAGGAATAAGCAGAAGAGGGTGGTTGCGTCGGCCGGAACGGTTTCGAATGTGTTGGGCAAAGAGTATGTGAGGTCGAGGATGACGAAGCTCAGTGGTTCAAAAAATGGAGATGCTGGTGGGGAAGAGGAAGCCGAACAGTTTCTTTGTTCAATGCTTGGAGATGACTCTGAGCTCAACTTGGCTGTTGTTAGAGATGTGCTTT GTCAGTGTGGGTATGATGTTGAAAAG GCCTTGGATTGCTTACTTGAGGTATCTTCGTCCTTGTCTGAACAGCCCAGTCGTAGTTCTAACTATAGTTATAAAGAAAATGGTAGATATTCCACCGGACAGTTTGACTCT CTGACAGATAGGGCATCTGATTGTACTTCTTATTCATCCGAGGATAATATATGGGATTCGGGATACGCTCACCG GAATTATGCGGAGGTGCTTGCTAGTTCAGAAGCTCATCATCCCATGAGCCCAAGTAGTACCGAATCGAATCTCCCTCAAAAGGTGTTGGAATCTTTGTTTAACATCTCCAAGACTCCTGAATATGAACCAAAAGCTATGAATTGGAAGAATGTAGTGAATAAGTTGCAGTCATTGGGACCTGAAGTTGATGGTGGCACATCAAgctctgcagaagcaaaacaaGACACTTCGG CTAAAGGAGATGAATATCATGCATTTAGAGTGACTGCAAGCCAGCACTGGGATTTAATGAAGTCCTACTATCAGAAG GCTGCTACAGCATATTCAAAGGGATCACGGGAGCATGCAGGTTATCTTTCTGAGCAG GGGAGGGTACAGACTAAAATGGCACAGAAGGCTGATGAAAAGGCAAGCAAGGAAATCTTTAAAGCTAG AAACAAGGACATAGAAAACATGATAACAATTGATTTGCATGGGCAGCACGTTAAACAAGCAATGAAGCTTTTGAAAATCCACCTTCTATTTGGAACATATGCACAAT CGGTTCAATTCCTCAGGGTTATCACAGGATGTGGGTCACATGGTCTAGGAAAGTCAAAACTGAAACAATCG GTCATACAGCTTGTTGAGAACGAAGGTATTACATGGACTGAAGAGAATCAGGGGGTTGTATTGATAAAGCTAGGTTCACACACGGAGTTCAACTTTATGGATTCCGAGAGTGATGACGAGTGA
- the LOC133731691 gene encoding inositol 3-kinase, with product MGRNRTQPTSSPRRCLIAGNYCHDVLIRDGVVLAETLGGAASFISNVFDGLSVSYNLVSKVGSDFAYSVHRDPIVVPDCRTTLFHAHFDSGIEGEGQRDRVLKRVNACDPIRPSDLPESRFDFGMAVGVGGEITVETVEKLVEICSTVFVDIQALIRVFDGVDGAVKLVGLKESGFFHLLPRIGFIKASAEEALFMDVEEVRKVCCVVVTNGKRGCRVYWRDGEVEVGPFPTSQVDPTGAGDSFLGGFVAGLVNGLAVPDAALLGNLFGSLTVGQIGLPKFDLRLLQRVQEEVQKRKVQCISCHERKDEKFRFMNVAGHEQFHASLIAAKQIPRCLPRECEWDLPNSPSRAVEQGLNVLPHFTTQPKLLPDSVYEEPIRTADGKQ from the exons ATGGGGAGAAACCGAACCCAGCCCACTTCCTCCCCTCGCCGGTGCCTGATTGCCGGAAACTACTGCCACGACGTTCTCATCCGCGACGGCGTCGTTTTGGCCGAGACGCTCGGCGGGGCCGCTTCTTTCATCTCCAACGTGTTCGATGGTTTGTCCGTGAGTTACAATCTGGTGTCGAAAGTCGGGTCGGATTTTGCTTACTCGGTCCACCGCGACCCGATTGTGGTGCCCGATTGCAGGACGACTCTGTTCCACGCGCATTTTGATTCTGGAATCGAGGGGGAGGGCCAGCGGGATCGGGTTCTGAAGCGGGTCAATGCCTGCGACCCGATTCGGCCCTCGGATCTGCCCGAGTCGAGGTTTGATTTCGGAATGGCGGTTGGGGTCGGCGGCGAGATTACTGTGGAGACGGTTGAGAAACTGGTGGAGATTTGCAGCACTGTGTTTGTGGACATTCAGGCTCTGATTCGGGTTTTTGATGGGGTTGATGGGGCTGTGAAGCTTGTGGGTTTGAAAGAGAGTGGCTTCTTTCACCTCTTGCCTAGAATTGGGTTTATAAAGGCGTCGGCGGAGGAGGCTCTGTTTATGGACGTGGAGGAGGTCAGGAAGGTGTGTTGTGTTGTGGTGACGAATGGGAAGCGTGGGTGTAGAGTGTATTGGAGAGATGGGGAAGTAGAAGTTGGGCCGTTTCCGACGAGCCAGGTTGATCCAACCGGTGCCGGAGATAGTTTTCTCGGTGGCTTTGTTGCGGGGCTTGTTAATGGGTTGGCTGTGCCTGATGCTGCATTGCTTGGGAACTTATTCGGGTCATTGACTGTGGGGCAAATTGGACTGCCCAAGTTCGACTTGAGGTTGTTACAG AGAGTTCAGGAAGAGGTGCAGAAGAGAAAGGTACAGTGTATCAGCTGCCACGAAAGAAAAGACGAGAAGTTCAGGTTTATGAATGTAGCAGGACATGAACAGTTTCATGCATCCCTCATAGCAGCTAAACAGATACCAAGGTGCCTTCCTCGTGAATGTGAATGGGATCTGCCAAATTCTCCTTCCAGAGCAGTGGAGCAGGGTTTGAATGTCCTCCCCCATTTCACAACCCAGCCGAAACTTTTACCCGATTCCGTCTATGAGGAGCCAATTCGAACAGCGGATGGTAAACAATGA
- the LOC133731692 gene encoding uncharacterized protein LOC133731692 → MAEKLAPEKRHSFMHNGQKVFEWDQTLEEVNMYITLPPNVPPKQFYCKLQAKHVEVGIKGNPPYLNHDLTSPVKTDCSFWTLEDDIMHITLQKRDKGQTWASPIVGEGQLDPYATDLEQKRLMLQRFQEENPGFDFSQAQFNGDCPDPRTFMGGIRSD, encoded by the exons ATGGCCGAGAAATTGGCTCCGGAGAAGCGCCATAGCTTCATGCACAACG GTCAAAAGGTATTCGAATGGGACCAAACCCTAGAGGAAGTGAACATGTACATCACTCTGCCCCCAAATGTTCCTCCCAAGCAATTTTACTGCAAACTTCAGGCGAAGCACGTCGAAGTCGGCATCAAAGGAAATCCTCCGTACCTCAAT CATGATCTTACCAGCCCTGTGAAGACGGACTGTTCTTTCTGGACACTAG AGGATGATATAATGCACATAACACTGCAAAAGAGGGACAAAGGTCAGACATGGGCTTCCCCTATAGTGGGTGAGGGTCAGCTGGATCCTTACGCCACCGATCTTGAACAGAAGCGTCTTATGCTTCAGAGGTTTCAAGAAGAG AACCCTGGTTTTGACTTTTCACAAGCTCAGTTCAATGGAGACTGCCCTGATCCACGTACCTTTATGGGTGGTATCCGCTCTGATTGA
- the LOC133734424 gene encoding vacuolar cation/proton exchanger 3-like, which produces MGSQEDFIINNIENAIDDDHKGLVNGTNNINGENKEQWSVGKTPQNLSSSMVRKKSDPILVSNVRFQMLRNFLNNLQEVILGTKLAVLFPAIPLAIAADFYHFGRPWVFALSLLGLTPLAERVSFLTEQIAYFTGPTVGGLLNATCGNATEMIIALFALHENKIDVVKYSLLGSILSNLLLVLGTSLLCGGLANIKKEQRYDRKQADVNSLLLLLGLLCHMLPLLFRYASGVSNSYATSTLELSRASSIFMLIAYVAYIFFQLKTHRQVFESQEEDDEEEEKAVIGCWSAFGWLAGMTVIIALLSEYVVGTIEAASNSWGISVTFISIILLPIVGNAAEHAGSIIFALKNKLDISLGVSLGSASQISMFVVPLSVIVAWIMGIEMDLDFSLLETGSLAFTIIITAFTLQDGTSHYMKGVILFLCYIIIAACFFVDKTPMNDSNGSNLGNVLELSSNYYAGVLFA; this is translated from the exons ATGGGATCACAAGAGGATTTCATCATCAACAACATTGAGAATGCAATCGACGACGATCACAAGGGTTTAGTAAACGGCACGAATAATATAAATGGTGAGAATAAGGAGCAATGGAGTGTTGGGAAGACGCCTCAAAACCTGTCATCCTCCATGGTACGCAAAAAGTCCGACCCGATTCTTGTTTCTAATGTACGCTTCCAAATGCTCAGAAATTTTCTAAACAATTTGCAAGAGGTGATCCTTGGCACCAAGCTCGCCGTACTTTTTCCGGCCATTCCACTCGCGATTGCTGCTGATTTTTACCACTTCGGAAGA CCTTGGGTTTTTGCTTTGAGTTTGTTGGGACTCACTCCACTGGCCGAACGTGTCAGCTTCCTCACCGA aCAAATCGCATACTTCACCGGTCCAACAG TTGGGGGACTTCTTAATGCAACGTGTGGAAATGCAACAGAGATGATAATAGCACTATTTGCTCTTCATGAGAACAAAATAGATGTTGTCAAGTACTCCTTATTGGGTTCCATTCTCTCAAACCTCCTCCTTGTTCTTGGCACCTCTCTACTTTGTGGAGGCCTGGCCAACatcaaaaaagaacaaagatatgaTAGA AAACAGGCTGATGTGAATTCACTACTGTTACTGCTGGGGTTACTATGTCACATGTTGCCACTTTTGTTCAGATATGCCTCAGGAGTTAGCAATTCCTATGCCACCTCCACTCTTGAATTGTCAAGAGCAAGCAGCATTTTTATGCTTATTGCATATGTTGCTTATATCTTCTTCCAGTTGAAAACACACCGCCAAGTGTTTGAATCACAAGAG gaagatgatgaagaagaagagaaagcagTGATTGGATGTTGGAGTGCATTCGGTTGGCTGGCTGGTATGACAGTTATCATAGCGCTCTTGTCTGAGTATGTCGTGGGTACAATTGAG GCTGCATCAAACTCTTGGGGCATTTCTGTGACCTTTATCAGCATTATTTTGCTACCAATTGTGGGAAATGCAGCAGAACATGCTGGATCAATCATATTTGCTCTCAAGAACAAGTTG GACATATCTTTGGGTGTTTCTTTAGGTTCTGCGTCTCAAATCTCCATGTTTGTG GTCCCTTTAAGTGTGATTGTTGCTTGGATAATGGGGATTGAAATGGATCTTGACTTTAGTCTCCTTGAAACTGGTTCACTTGCTTTCACAATAATCATCACAGCCTTTACATTGCAG GATGGAACTTCACATTATATGAAAGGAGTCATTCTTTTCCTCTGCTACATTATTATTGCTGCTTGCTTTTTTGTTGACAAAACTCCCATGA ATGATTCAAATGGTAGCAATTTGGGTAATGTACTTGAATTATCTTCCAACTATTATGCCGGAGTCTTGTTTGCTTGA